The following are encoded in a window of Glandiceps talaboti chromosome 5, keGlaTala1.1, whole genome shotgun sequence genomic DNA:
- the LOC144435515 gene encoding uncharacterized protein LOC144435515, with product MATFEFEAPEPAGAVASTCSSGMMSTNVEDLESSKADVFAEVNATSNAEQDIAESHQEEEIVPDEEKYKRKYLTLKRRCEQIENGNGKLVNRLYYVKKAIRRFKRERRLLKTKLDEYGDNYHSIPLTETLEDAPDMNSVGLPPSYSSTVAPPKGMMGINSDLPFNQSGLPQMQMPQPRASQQQFTQLFMSPGGSGKKKRHGKSEREKDPNAPKKPANAFFMFCQQERPKLQGESNRDAKDDFSHLDMTKELAKMWSDLSTEEKKRYYTMYEKDKERYEKEMKCYNKKESSKASMKSTQDGESHVKKVKREHEEKVIKTEYVEGTPRDGQIPNQPEKKERFNLFQLPMPLTIPPFTHVPGSTPGFLNLAQHHQALQRKSQNFPTSNVLGLTKDA from the exons ATGGCGACCTTCGAGTTCGAGGCGCCTGAACCTGCTGGTGCTGTTGCATCGACTTGCAGTTCGGGTATGATGTCAACAAATGTTGAAGATTTAGAATCAAGTAAGGCCGATGTGTTTGCAGAGGTAAACGCTACGTCCAATGCGGAGCAAGATATTGCAGAAAGCCACCAGGAAGAAGAAATCGTTCCAGACGAGGAgaaatacaaaagaaaatatCTGACATTGAAGAGACGGTGTGAGCAGATCGAAAAC GGTAATGGGAAGTTGGTAAATAGACTGTATTATGTAAAGAAAGCTATAAGAAGATTCAAGAGAGAAAGGAG GTTACTGAAAACCAAACTAGACGAGTATGGTGACAATTATCACAGTATACCACTAACAGAAACCTTAGAG GATGCGCCAGACATGAATTCAGTGGGTCTACCACCAAGCTATTCTTCAACAGTAGCACCGCCAAAAGGCATGATGGGAATTAACTCTGACCTACCTTTTAACCAAAGTGGACTACCCCAGATGCAGATGCCCCAGCCAAGGGCATCACAACAGCAGTTCACACAATTGTTCATGTCACCTGGTGGCAGTGGGAAGAAAAAACGACATGGGAAGTCAGAAAGAGAAAAGG ATCCCAATGCACCAAAGAAGCCTGCCAATGCCTTCTTCATGTTCTGTCAGCAGGAGCGTCCCAAACTACAGGGGGAGTCAAATCGGGATGCCAAGGACGACTTCAGTCACCTTGACATGACCAAAGAATTAGCTAAAATGTGGAGTGACCTCAGCACAGAGGAAAAGAAG CGGTACTACACTATGTATGAAAAAGACAAGGAAAGGTACGAGAAAGAAATGAAATGCTATAACAAGAAGGAGTCTTCCAAGGCCAGTATGAAATCCACACAGGATGGAGAATCTCATGTCAAGAAAGTGAAAAGAGAACATGAGGAGAAAGTGATAAAAACAGAATATGTGGAAGGAACTCCCAGGGATGGTCAGATCCCCAACCAACCTGAAAAGAAGGAGAGATTCAACTTATTCCAACTGCCAATGCCGTTAACAATTCCACCGTTCACACATGTACCTGGAAGTACTCCAGGTTTCCTGAACTTAGCTCAGCATCACCAAGCACTACAAAGGAAGTCACAAAACTTTCCAACAAGCAATGTGTTAGGTTTAACAAAGGATGCATAA